In Palaemon carinicauda isolate YSFRI2023 chromosome 14, ASM3689809v2, whole genome shotgun sequence, the following proteins share a genomic window:
- the LOC137653131 gene encoding uncharacterized protein, giving the protein MAKENGRIVKWRGDVPFPEIPNVNYASSLLNAMTKHGEKDAALVDAQSGKVYSYGDLQRAIPTMRNGLVAAGVRPGDKVLLGCRNHIDMPVALLSVILAEATCVLINPASTKEELKHIIGLSESRWAIAQDEKVALKMEEVFKELSPDALKKLWVVSRKTSTRPSVTDLMNSTAPEPKHKDNTFDAGTSVALMPLSSGTTGLPKGVMLSHRNLITTQVQRKYLASISPPRSFNLYGSSLIFIPMYHMMGFNMTMNTLFSGGKAVILPKFTPKEYFKAIENHRVTFSPVVPYVLRFLETSPIMKNYDLSSLITFVTGSEPIAARTLEIITKKSGRMAMQGWGMSESSGIGTGTSNETYFKEGCIGKLGPFFQAKVVDLETGEMLGERQEGELYVRGPSVMLGYANNPKATAETIDREGWLHTGDLVYFDEDDNFYITGRIKDLIKVKGYQVAPAELENIIKRIEGVRDVAVAGVPDGRLGEVPRAWIVPMADATLDTDAVIKHVAEKVLPYKQLAGGVELVSSIPRNHIGKVLRRVLRKSYEAKKSKL; this is encoded by the exons ATGGCGAAGGAAAATGGCCGTATCGTCAAATGGAGAGGGGACGTTCCCTTTCCCGAAATTCCTAACGTCAATTACGCCTCTTCCCTCTTAAATGCGATGACAAAACACGGGGAAAAGGACGCTGCCCtt GTTGATGCCCAATCTGGCAAAGTCTACAGTTATGGAGATCTCCAACGAGCCATACCCACGATGCGTAACGGCCTGGTTGCAGCTGGGGTACGTCCCGGGGATAAAGTCCTTTTGGGCTGCAGGAACCACATCGATATGCCCGTGGCCCTTTTGTCCGTCATCCTCGCTGAAGCCACTTGTGTCCTCATCAATCCTGCTTCAaccaaag AGGAGCTGAAACACATCATTGGTCTAAGTGAATCTCGGTGGGCCATAGCGCAGGACGAGAAAGTGGCCCTAAAGATGGAAGAAGTCTTTAAGGAACTGTCTCCCGACGCTCTCAAAAAGCTGTGGGTTGTTTCGAGAAAGACTTCGACAAGACCCTCTGTCACTGACCTCATGAACTCCACAGCACCTGAGCCTAAACATAAG GACAACACCTTTGACGCTGGCACATCTGTTGCCCTGATGCCCCTTTCATCTGGCACCACGGGGCTTCCTAAAGGCGTCATGCTTTCTCACCGCAACTTGATAACAACGCAAGTTCAAAGGAA ATACTTAGCCAGCATCTCCCCACCCCGCTCTTTCAACCTGTACGGTTCGTCGCTGATATTCATCCCGATGTACCACATGATGGGATTTAACATGACGATGAACACGTTATTCAGCGGAGGGAAGGCAGTCATCCTGCCCAAGTTTACTCCCAAGGAATATTTCAAAGCCATCGAGAACCACAGAGTGACTTTCTCACCCGTCGTTCCGTACGTGTTGCGGTTCCTGGAGACTTCGCCCATCATGAAGAACTACGACCTGTCGTCGCTCATCACCTTCGTGACGGGGTCCGAGCCTATAGCAGCGCGCACTTTAGAAATCATCACTaagaag AGCGGACGAATGGCAATGCAGGGCTGGGGAATGAGCGAGTCGAGCGGCATTGGCACTGGCACTAGTAACGAGACGTATTTCAAAGAAGGCTGTATCGGGAAGCTCGGGCCGTTCTTCCAAGCAAAG GTTGTTGATCTTGAGACTGGAGAAATGCTTGGCGAGAGGCAGGAAGGAGAGCTCTATGTCAGAGGACCTTCGGTCATGTTAGGTTATGCCAATAACCCAAAGGCCACAGCAGAGACCATTGACCGTGAAGGATGGCTCCACACGGGCGACCTTGTCTACTTCGATGAGGATGACAACTTTTATATCACTGGGAGGATAAAGGACCTTATCAAGGTTAAAGGATATCAG GTGGCTCCAGCCGAGCTTGAGAACATCATTAAGAGAATAGAAGGCGTGAGAGACGTGGCAGTGGCGGGCGTTCCCGACGGGCGCCTTGGCGAAGTACCAAGGGCCTGGATTGTGCCGATGGCTGACGCAACCTTAGATACGGATGCTGTTATCAAACATGTTGCAG AGAAAGTTCTGCCATACAAACAACTAGCGGGGGGAGTCGAGCTGGTCAGTTCCATCCCGAGGAACCACATCGGCAAAGTACTTCGGAGGGTCCTCAGAAAATCTTACGAGGCTAAGAAGTCCAAGCTGTGA